TCGTTAGTGAGTTAACGGTAATAACCAAATTGGTTGTAAGTTGAAAATATAAGAAACCAAATTGATTGTAAtccaaaatgtagagaccaaaatcgtgttttttctaaaaaaaattaaagaaaagaaaaagagtaaaagttaaaaaagtaaaaatgtgagAATATTTTGCGAGGGAAATGAGATATTGCATCAGGTTGCAATACCCTGATCTCAAGTGTGTACATGAACTAGTAGAccgagtaattcttaggtactcccgaaACACGaaaaatggtgctccctcctctcacattcattgTAGGGTCTgcttattaaattcatggtaagGTCCACCATGAATATGAGAAGAAGGAGCACCATTTTACTATACTCCGAAACTACCAAAGAATTTTCCCTAGTAGACCCAACACTAAAGCAGATAAGAATGGGACAAATTTGCTGTGTTGTCTGTTAAAGTAGCTACCAAAAAATTGGACCTCCAATGGCATAGAGAATCCTGGCGAACCATAAAACATGGGTTCATCTTTATCTCTTTGCACTGTCCCTGCATCCATATCGACCATAGAGACCTTTCTTTATGCCATTGTCTATAGGCAGCTTAATAAGTACATATAGTGAGAGCCACCGAAAAGAAGTTACTAGGGGGCTGTACATGCACCAGGGGacatgtccaaatttctttgtTCTCGTTTCCGTAATGAGGGTAAATCGTACTAACACCCCCCTGAACTTTTCCCCCCCTAATATTAGCCCGTCTGTCATGCTCCATCCAAATTAGCGgtgaaaaaaaagggtttagGAAATCTTAGTGCATTAGCATGAAAGTTCAGGAGGTGTTAATGCAATTTACCGTTGAACACAGCATATCACTAGTGAAAGTCAAGAActgatgaaagaaaaattccAATCAGTAATTTCTTATTATATAGCAGCAGAAGATCTGTAAATGGTTACAACTATTCTCCTCCAAACCATTACCCCTGcttataaattgatatatgGTATAACAATATCTTTAGGGGAATGGCCGGTTAATAGAATGGATAGAGGTAAACATATCAGAAAGGATCAGAAAAAGATGGTCATTTGAACAATATACTGCACATATTAATGTAAAGAGTGACAAATGGTCTGCATGATAAATCCTACGGTCCATGTTAACTGAATTATTATCTGTCTTCATTAGTGATGACCCCTTCTAAGAACAGACAGGAACCCTCCAGATGACTTCTCCTTGTGCCTTCCCTCTCCTTCGTCTCCAACCTGTTCCGTGAACATACCAAATTTTAGCTACAAATTGTATGAGTTAAATGCTCGAGAGCTGTCGTGCATTCATTACAAGAACTTACCTCCTTTGCCGTTTGTTGCAGGATCTCTATAATTTCAGAGAAGTCTGGTCTTAATGCTGGATCTTGCTGCCAGCATTTCTCAAGCAGCTCAGCAAGCTTTGGATGAGTGTGCTTTGGGATAATAGGCCGTAGACCCTGGAAagcatggaaaagaaaaatgtaatttatgttTACACGACCAGATATATTCATCCAATCAAATAAAGACAACCCATTTTTGATTAATGGTAGGCACTAAGCCAGTTTGGTAACTGGTCTCAAAGCTTGAGCTTTGATCAATATGATTTGAATATAGTTCAAACATGACATCATTGGCAAATGGTAAATACACTTATTCAAAAATGATGTTCAGAAATTAGTTTACCCTCTGAACCACACCTACAGCTGCTTGCAATAGGGTTAAGTATTCATATGGAAGCTGGCAAGAAAAACAAGAGATACTTTACTGATTAATTGAAGGGGCCAAATGCAAGAAAAAAGATTTACTCAATaagattaaggaaaaaaatgctACTACCAAGCAATACCTTTCCAGTTAGTAGCTCCCATAACACAATTGTTAAGCTAAAAACATCAGCCTTGTGATCGTAAGGCTTATGTTCTATAACCTTCAATGCAAAAAACGACTCCAgtaagaaaatgacaaaatgatCACTCTCCTGGTAGAAGATGAAAAACACTCCTAATAGAAGATGGAAAACAATTGCTGCCAAGCAAATAATTAAAGTTATAAATCGATTCATAATAAGAAAAAGCAAAACTCATACAGCAAGAAATTTAGATGGCTATTAGCTGTTTTCTTGTATGCCACTTCTCatcaaatctgttttttcttttccttccaatTCTTTTTTCCTCGCACTCCTTTacaactagaaaaaaaaaaacaaaatcatatctAACAAAAAGTCATTCATGACAGAAGGATGAGCAAATCCTTTCCAGCACCAAAGAGAAGTTTTCACAGAAAAACCTGGAATGTCCTAAATAAAATAATCAGGATTTCAAAGACAATTTTTCTCCCGACTGATCCACAAGGCTTATTTTGGAAACATAGTCTTGTATTACAGCCCCTGGCCTGATACCAAATTCATTatcaatattataaattaagtCTAAGATGTTGGTTGCATTGAAAATCAGTATCATGGTAGACCAAGAAGTCCAAAACAATGTAATGCAAGCCCATCCAATATGATCACATGGCCTAGCAACTGTGGCAGAACATTATCCCACCATTTCAAATGGATTCCTTTTCTACCAGTTGGTCAACAGACTCAACACAACAACTTACTACTCTACTGTCACCCACATTCCACTTGAAATTGATAATATAAGCAGGATTcgaaagaaaattttagtgaCTTCATACCCGATGAAAGTAGCCACATaacacattaaattcaaaaatggCTCCATGGTTATTGAAAATTGTAATAAGCTATTCCATACTGTTCTCACAACAAGAAGCATCacataaaatttcataaaaaacaaatataattaaaaaatatgtaggTTTTGGAAAGGCAGATGTCAGTATACATTGGAACACTTTCAAACAACTTCTTATAATTAGTGGCTCTctgatttaatataaaataaattaatacctCAGGAGCCATCCACCAATATGTTCCTGTTTCTGCAGTCATAACTCCAGATTGAGTTTTGACTCTAGCAACCCCAAAATCAGCAAAACCAAAATCAGCAACCTGAACAACCTGAAAGGCAAAGCATATTATAAAAACCTCTTTAACATGCATGCAGAACAATAGACAGTCATGGAATGAGTGTGAAAGCTTCATCAAAATTAATCCAAATGCCTTAATAATGTAATACCActgagagaaataaaaaaggttGTTACAAATGGATTATGTATATGTAGGTACTGAGGAACACGAGATTTCAGAAGTGCTAGATATAGCTGCAGTAGTTCTAAAAGTAAAGCAAATATAGATAGAAAACAAGGTAGAATAACCGTTTTAGggatgtaaaataatttcagtctACCCATAACAGACTTAAGCACAGgtaaaaatctaaaacaaacaAGGTGCGGTATCTTTCTTTATCATCTACTTGGTAGACAAGAAACTACCATTACTATGTAAACACAAATAAGGCCTTGTATATGCTGgaatttataaaaatcaaacaaaccatTCTATGATGGAAAGACTACTGATTTTACCAAGTTTGAGATgatcaaaactatttgaaatattaaaccaCCAGAGATCCTTATCAAGACAAAGAGATTATGAGGATATCTGCACTGTAACTATCTATTGTGGATTTCTAAAATACACCCTGCACAAAAATAATACGCCAAAACAAATATGAACAAGATATATAAAACTACATAGATAAGTATACAAGATTGAATGCCTTTTACCTCATTTTCATCCATCAAAAGATTAGCAGCCTTCAAAGTCATACTCACTTCCACCGGACATATAACCTGAAgtattaaagataaaaaataaatttttttttttttttagatggagatgacattaataaaaaaaactctaaaagaacaaggtaccaaaataataatttatttttactaaaaaccaaataaaaattgcaaatgCATTGGAATTCACCTGTTATAATGCACAAGCTTGGAGGCTTGTTACATGCACCAATGAATTGTACAACATTCTTATGTCCAACTTTTCTGTAATGTTCAAAAGAAGTTCGTTAGAGTATGCTAAAGAGTCAAGCATTCCATAGAGAAATTACTGTAGATCCTGCCACCCGGGGGGGTGGGGGTGTTCCAAAATAAAACAGCGAAGTTAAGAACTGACTTTATAAATGCAAACAtttaaagaagtaaaaaaacaaTGTTGACAAAGACATCAAAATCCAATTGATGCTTTTCATGAGATAATTTCTGAAATATACACTTCTTGCTATTtgttattaaataatataattaaccCTGTTCTCCAGTTAACTGTAAGAAAAATACACATACACATCCTTCACAAATCTTTCAAATGTAAATTTCTCCTTTACTATATGCACTACATCAATTGATGCATATTATATGTTACATGATCAAAATCAAAGCCTACACTTCCATTTTCTAGAAGAGGTGtcttaataaagaaataaagataatgcttttttttaaaggtaaattaAAGATAATGCTTATGGGTTATGTTTGCTCATAAATAAGTTTACATGGGTCAATGAAAATGAAGATGCTATGTGTGAGAGTGGGCTTGGGATTGGATAAATGGGGATGGTTTTTGGTTCACTCAACTATAATTTGAATGGTACAATAATTAATGTATCCATTAAGGTAGGGAAAATGGAGGTTATGGTGATGGAAAATTGAGGTTTTGGTGGTGGAGCAACTCGGAGCACAAAGGTCAGGAGGGTGGtggtgttttattttattatattatcagTAATAAGATTAATATTATTGATGAAAAAGGAAGGGAAAATACAAGCTGTTCAAGATGATGAACAAAGAAAAGCAGAAACAGCAAACAAAtagcaaagaaatcaagagGCAATTCTAAGAGAAGAATTTATACAAGTTAATCAGGTAGGTGGTGGTGTTAATCGCAATTTCATAGGTTGATACAAGATAATGTAAGGAAAATTTGATGTAGGATAAAAGAAGAGCTTAAAGGGTTTTCCAATTTCACATTTTGGATTTAGTTGGATCAAAACTTAATTTACATCCAACTCATAGAAAGAAGTTAGCTAGATTATCAAACTACTTCATCTAACCATGTTTAGATGGgtttattattgaaaatcagGACAGTGCAGCTGAAAATGCAGCTGAAAATCAGGAGGACAGTGCAGCTGAAAATCAAGAGGAAAATATACCAAGATCACCTAAATTGTAGAAGGAAAATTAGGAGGACAGTGCAGCTGAAAATCAGGAGGAAAATATACCAAGATCACCTAAATTGTAGAAGGTAGATAGCTAGCAAAATACCACAGCTAGCTGTCCTTATTTCTTTCAGCTGTTACACATGATTTGCTCCCTATTCTTTCTCCTCTGTACATATCCATCTAAATGGGCAATATACAAAATGTAATAGTTTCTATATAAATGAAATAGCagctctctctctatctcaaggtgagatagaatttctcaaaaattctttaattatatgTCATttgggagggaatggaataccaaatatgatgcattttcatataacttccacaaggtttgtaaggtttttaactttattcttgttaaaaagattttatatcaatttcCCAATAACAAGACAAGAGAAGCATCTTCTGATTTTCTAATAAACCATAGAATccataatttccttatcaaagattaaataaaagatgctcatattttccatgtcaacaattcatgcatttt
This portion of the Castanea sativa cultivar Marrone di Chiusa Pesio chromosome 7, ASM4071231v1 genome encodes:
- the LOC142644534 gene encoding serine/threonine-protein kinase STY17-like → MIKDEREVLPPNSEVTGAAIAVTTASHGIEVVVEFKPVEHPSEPLDTDKPIQCPLPEPSILNVICPVEVSMTLKAANLLMDENEVVQVADFGFADFGVARVKTQSGVMTAETGTYWWMAPEVIEHKPYDHKADVFSLTIVLWELLTGKGLRPIIPKHTHPKLAELLEKCWQQDPALRPDFSEIIEILQQTAKEVGDEGEGRHKEKSSGGFLSVLRRGHH